In the Populus trichocarpa isolate Nisqually-1 chromosome 1, P.trichocarpa_v4.1, whole genome shotgun sequence genome, one interval contains:
- the LOC7457670 gene encoding pentatricopeptide repeat-containing protein At5g66520 isoform X2, with protein sequence MASFLTKSPLPMDRNLLLTTSTRAPATIISLRTCHDFQEVKQLHAQFVVSGLLGYHPLCARRLLEAYVTMSQIYYAFSIFERIPSPDVFVYNTMIRGLTMAPFEGKQVHCQIIKAGIVPDTHIHSSLIHMYTNSGSIDDAERVLGEFSEENTLAKNAMISGYLTEGRVDKARKMFDDMAAKDAASWSALITGYTKNGMHTEALALFQDMMVSHILPNEAALVSLLSACGQLGTLHQGRWIHAYIDKTRVLMSTKLTTALIDMYAKSGSIECGYGLFQKMARRDVVTWGVMISAFAIHGHASKCFQLFDEMLADGIRPNKVIFVAILSACSHAGCVEEGRQYFSQMEHGFGIKPSIEHYGCMVDLLGRAGLLADAEQLILSMPKQPNSIIWGSLLGACRTHNDLKRGTWAFENLMELEPTSGDRHKLAGLMFANAGEKEEAAKIRKMIHEKEMVTTCGSSFIEVEGAVHEFTVGYTVHNKARDI encoded by the exons ATGGCCTCTTTTCTAACAAAATCTCCTCTTCCCATGGACAGAAATCTACTTCTCACAACTTCAACTAGAGCACCAGCTACCATTATCTCACTTCGAACGTGCCACGACTTCCAGGAAGTGAAACAATTACATGCCCAGTTTGTTGTGTCAGGACTCCTTGGTTATCATCCTTTGTGTGCTAGGAGGCTCCTCGAGGCTTATGTTACTATGTCACAGATTTATTATGCCTTTTCGATCTTTGAGAGAATACCTTCTCCTGATGTGTTTGTTTATAACACCATGATTAGAGGCCTAACAATGG CTCCTTTTGAAGGTAAACAAGTGCATTGCCAGATAATTAAGGCAGGAATAGTACCAGATACTCATATCCATAGCTCCTTAATTCATATGTACACTAATTCAGGAAGCATAGACGATGCAGAACGTGTTCTTGGAGAATTCTCGGAAGAGAACACACTTGCTAAGAATGCCATGATTTCAGGTTACTTGACCGAGGGTCGTGTAGACAAGGCTAGAAAAATGTTTGATGACATGGCAGCGAAAGATGCAGCATCTTGGAGTGCATTAATAACAGGATATACAAAGAATGGTATGCACACTGAGGCATTAGCTCTTTTTCAAGACATGATGGTTTCACACATCCTGCCAAATGAAGCAGCACTGGTGAGCCTGCTCTCTGCCTGTGGACAATTAGGAACATTGCATCAGGGAAGATGGATACATGCGTACATTGATAAAACTAGAGTTTTGATGAGCACTAAACTCACTACTGCTCTCATCGATATGTATGCTAAGAGTGGAAGCATTGAGTGTGGCTATGGATTATTTCAGAAAATGGCCCGGAGAGACGTTGTAACTTGGGGAGTTATGATTTCAGCTTTTGCCATCCATGGCCATGCTAGCAAATGTTTTCAACTGTTTGATGAGATGCTTGCTGATGGGATTCGTCCAAATAAAGTCATATTTGTGGCCATACTTTCAGCCTGCTCTCATGCTGGTTGTGTTGAAGAAGGACGACAATATTTCAGTCAAATGGAACATGGTTTCGGAATAAAACCATCTATTGAACATTATGGATGCATGGTAGACCTCCTTGGCCGTGCCGGGCTACTGGCAGACGCAGAACAACTGATCCTTTCAATGCCAAAACAGCCTAATTCGATCATCTGGGGTTCATTGCTAGGTGCTTGTAGAACTCACAATGACCTCAAGAGAGGGACTTGGGCCTTCGAGAACTTGATGGAGCTTGAGCCGACATCAGGGGACCGGCACAAATTAGCAGGGCTCATGTTTGCTAATGCAGGAGAGAAGGAAGAAGCTGCTAAGATAAGGAAGATGATCCATGAAAAAGAAATGGTGACAACTTGTGGATCTAGTTTCATTGAGGTGGAAGGCGCGGTCCATGAGTTCACAGTGGGTTATACTGTTCATAATAAAGCAAGAGATATATGA
- the LOC7457670 gene encoding pentatricopeptide repeat-containing protein At5g66520 isoform X4: MASFLTKSPLPMDRNLLLTTSTRAPATIISLRTCHDFQEVKQLHAQFVVSGLLGYHPLCARRLLEAYVTMSQIYYAFSIFERIPSPDVFVYNTMIRGLTMGYLTEGRVDKARKMFDDMAAKDAASWSALITGYTKNGMHTEALALFQDMMVSHILPNEAALVSLLSACGQLGTLHQGRWIHAYIDKTRVLMSTKLTTALIDMYAKSGSIECGYGLFQKMARRDVVTWGVMISAFAIHGHASKCFQLFDEMLADGIRPNKVIFVAILSACSHAGCVEEGRQYFSQMEHGFGIKPSIEHYGCMVDLLGRAGLLADAEQLILSMPKQPNSIIWGSLLGACRTHNDLKRGTWAFENLMELEPTSGDRHKLAGLMFANAGEKEEAAKIRKMIHEKEMVTTCGSSFIEVEGAVHEFTVGYTVHNKARDI; this comes from the exons ATGGCCTCTTTTCTAACAAAATCTCCTCTTCCCATGGACAGAAATCTACTTCTCACAACTTCAACTAGAGCACCAGCTACCATTATCTCACTTCGAACGTGCCACGACTTCCAGGAAGTGAAACAATTACATGCCCAGTTTGTTGTGTCAGGACTCCTTGGTTATCATCCTTTGTGTGCTAGGAGGCTCCTCGAGGCTTATGTTACTATGTCACAGATTTATTATGCCTTTTCGATCTTTGAGAGAATACCTTCTCCTGATGTGTTTGTTTATAACACCATGATTAGAGGCCTAACAATGG GTTACTTGACCGAGGGTCGTGTAGACAAGGCTAGAAAAATGTTTGATGACATGGCAGCGAAAGATGCAGCATCTTGGAGTGCATTAATAACAGGATATACAAAGAATGGTATGCACACTGAGGCATTAGCTCTTTTTCAAGACATGATGGTTTCACACATCCTGCCAAATGAAGCAGCACTGGTGAGCCTGCTCTCTGCCTGTGGACAATTAGGAACATTGCATCAGGGAAGATGGATACATGCGTACATTGATAAAACTAGAGTTTTGATGAGCACTAAACTCACTACTGCTCTCATCGATATGTATGCTAAGAGTGGAAGCATTGAGTGTGGCTATGGATTATTTCAGAAAATGGCCCGGAGAGACGTTGTAACTTGGGGAGTTATGATTTCAGCTTTTGCCATCCATGGCCATGCTAGCAAATGTTTTCAACTGTTTGATGAGATGCTTGCTGATGGGATTCGTCCAAATAAAGTCATATTTGTGGCCATACTTTCAGCCTGCTCTCATGCTGGTTGTGTTGAAGAAGGACGACAATATTTCAGTCAAATGGAACATGGTTTCGGAATAAAACCATCTATTGAACATTATGGATGCATGGTAGACCTCCTTGGCCGTGCCGGGCTACTGGCAGACGCAGAACAACTGATCCTTTCAATGCCAAAACAGCCTAATTCGATCATCTGGGGTTCATTGCTAGGTGCTTGTAGAACTCACAATGACCTCAAGAGAGGGACTTGGGCCTTCGAGAACTTGATGGAGCTTGAGCCGACATCAGGGGACCGGCACAAATTAGCAGGGCTCATGTTTGCTAATGCAGGAGAGAAGGAAGAAGCTGCTAAGATAAGGAAGATGATCCATGAAAAAGAAATGGTGACAACTTGTGGATCTAGTTTCATTGAGGTGGAAGGCGCGGTCCATGAGTTCACAGTGGGTTATACTGTTCATAATAAAGCAAGAGATATATGA
- the LOC7457669 gene encoding GPI-anchored protein LLG1, which yields MGLNQCFSFVFFIFLLMGLFASPSFASTFISDGVFESHASTGRNLLQTKKACPVNFEFLNYTIITSQCKGPQYTPSRCCGSFKEFACPYADVINDLTNDCASIMFSYINLYGKYPPGLFANECKEGKLGLACPAPAPSELAADKNGSQIMRGPILLLMFLAGFLVVFFQLL from the exons ATGGGGTTGAATCAGTGTTTTTCATTTGTCTTCTTCATCTTTCTCTTGATGGGTCTCTTTGCTTCTCCTTCTTTTGCATCTACTTTCATTTCAG ATGGTGTCTTTGAATCTCATGCTTCTACTGGCAGGAATCTACTTCAGACTAAGAAAG CTTGCCCTGTAAACTTTGAGTTTCTGAACTATACAATCATCACAAGCCAATGTAAAGGACCCCAGTATACTCCCAGTCGCTGCTGTGGATCATTTAAGGAGTTTGCCTGTCCTTACGCAGATGTGATAAATGACTTGACCAATGATTGTGCATCAATCATGTTCAGCTACATTAACCTCTATGGGAAATATCCGCCTGGTCTATTTGCCAATGAATGCAAGGAAGGGAAGCTGGGACTTGCATGCCCTGCACCAGCACCATCAGAACTGGCTGCTGACAAAAATGGGAGTCAGATCATGCGTGGTCCGATTCTCCTGCTGATGTTCTTAGCTGGTTTCTTAGTGGTGTTCTTTCAATTACTTTGA
- the LOC7457670 gene encoding pentatricopeptide repeat-containing protein At5g66520 isoform X3, with protein MASFLTKSPLPMDRNLLLTTSTRAPATIISLRTCHDFQEVKQLHAQFVVSGLLGYHPLCARRLLEAYVTMSQIYYAFSIFERIPSPDVFVYNTMIRGLTMGSIDDAERVLGEFSEENTLAKNAMISGYLTEGRVDKARKMFDDMAAKDAASWSALITGYTKNGMHTEALALFQDMMVSHILPNEAALVSLLSACGQLGTLHQGRWIHAYIDKTRVLMSTKLTTALIDMYAKSGSIECGYGLFQKMARRDVVTWGVMISAFAIHGHASKCFQLFDEMLADGIRPNKVIFVAILSACSHAGCVEEGRQYFSQMEHGFGIKPSIEHYGCMVDLLGRAGLLADAEQLILSMPKQPNSIIWGSLLGACRTHNDLKRGTWAFENLMELEPTSGDRHKLAGLMFANAGEKEEAAKIRKMIHEKEMVTTCGSSFIEVEGAVHEFTVGYTVHNKARDI; from the exons ATGGCCTCTTTTCTAACAAAATCTCCTCTTCCCATGGACAGAAATCTACTTCTCACAACTTCAACTAGAGCACCAGCTACCATTATCTCACTTCGAACGTGCCACGACTTCCAGGAAGTGAAACAATTACATGCCCAGTTTGTTGTGTCAGGACTCCTTGGTTATCATCCTTTGTGTGCTAGGAGGCTCCTCGAGGCTTATGTTACTATGTCACAGATTTATTATGCCTTTTCGATCTTTGAGAGAATACCTTCTCCTGATGTGTTTGTTTATAACACCATGATTAGAGGCCTAACAATGG GAAGCATAGACGATGCAGAACGTGTTCTTGGAGAATTCTCGGAAGAGAACACACTTGCTAAGAATGCCATGATTTCAGGTTACTTGACCGAGGGTCGTGTAGACAAGGCTAGAAAAATGTTTGATGACATGGCAGCGAAAGATGCAGCATCTTGGAGTGCATTAATAACAGGATATACAAAGAATGGTATGCACACTGAGGCATTAGCTCTTTTTCAAGACATGATGGTTTCACACATCCTGCCAAATGAAGCAGCACTGGTGAGCCTGCTCTCTGCCTGTGGACAATTAGGAACATTGCATCAGGGAAGATGGATACATGCGTACATTGATAAAACTAGAGTTTTGATGAGCACTAAACTCACTACTGCTCTCATCGATATGTATGCTAAGAGTGGAAGCATTGAGTGTGGCTATGGATTATTTCAGAAAATGGCCCGGAGAGACGTTGTAACTTGGGGAGTTATGATTTCAGCTTTTGCCATCCATGGCCATGCTAGCAAATGTTTTCAACTGTTTGATGAGATGCTTGCTGATGGGATTCGTCCAAATAAAGTCATATTTGTGGCCATACTTTCAGCCTGCTCTCATGCTGGTTGTGTTGAAGAAGGACGACAATATTTCAGTCAAATGGAACATGGTTTCGGAATAAAACCATCTATTGAACATTATGGATGCATGGTAGACCTCCTTGGCCGTGCCGGGCTACTGGCAGACGCAGAACAACTGATCCTTTCAATGCCAAAACAGCCTAATTCGATCATCTGGGGTTCATTGCTAGGTGCTTGTAGAACTCACAATGACCTCAAGAGAGGGACTTGGGCCTTCGAGAACTTGATGGAGCTTGAGCCGACATCAGGGGACCGGCACAAATTAGCAGGGCTCATGTTTGCTAATGCAGGAGAGAAGGAAGAAGCTGCTAAGATAAGGAAGATGATCCATGAAAAAGAAATGGTGACAACTTGTGGATCTAGTTTCATTGAGGTGGAAGGCGCGGTCCATGAGTTCACAGTGGGTTATACTGTTCATAATAAAGCAAGAGATATATGA
- the LOC7457670 gene encoding pentatricopeptide repeat-containing protein At5g66520 isoform X1, with translation MASFLTKSPLPMDRNLLLTTSTRAPATIISLRTCHDFQEVKQLHAQFVVSGLLGYHPLCARRLLEAYVTMSQIYYAFSIFERIPSPDVFVYNTMIRGLTMGKFLHDSLLLYKEFLFGYLVPDNFTYTFVLKACSHLKAPFEGKQVHCQIIKAGIVPDTHIHSSLIHMYTNSGSIDDAERVLGEFSEENTLAKNAMISGYLTEGRVDKARKMFDDMAAKDAASWSALITGYTKNGMHTEALALFQDMMVSHILPNEAALVSLLSACGQLGTLHQGRWIHAYIDKTRVLMSTKLTTALIDMYAKSGSIECGYGLFQKMARRDVVTWGVMISAFAIHGHASKCFQLFDEMLADGIRPNKVIFVAILSACSHAGCVEEGRQYFSQMEHGFGIKPSIEHYGCMVDLLGRAGLLADAEQLILSMPKQPNSIIWGSLLGACRTHNDLKRGTWAFENLMELEPTSGDRHKLAGLMFANAGEKEEAAKIRKMIHEKEMVTTCGSSFIEVEGAVHEFTVGYTVHNKARDI, from the coding sequence ATGGCCTCTTTTCTAACAAAATCTCCTCTTCCCATGGACAGAAATCTACTTCTCACAACTTCAACTAGAGCACCAGCTACCATTATCTCACTTCGAACGTGCCACGACTTCCAGGAAGTGAAACAATTACATGCCCAGTTTGTTGTGTCAGGACTCCTTGGTTATCATCCTTTGTGTGCTAGGAGGCTCCTCGAGGCTTATGTTACTATGTCACAGATTTATTATGCCTTTTCGATCTTTGAGAGAATACCTTCTCCTGATGTGTTTGTTTATAACACCATGATTAGAGGCCTAACAATGGGTAAGTTTCTTCATGATTCTTTGTTACTGTATAAAGAATTCCTATTTGGGTACCTTGTACCAGACAACTTCACTTACACCTTTGTCCTCAAGGCATGCTCCCATTTGAAAGCTCCTTTTGAAGGTAAACAAGTGCATTGCCAGATAATTAAGGCAGGAATAGTACCAGATACTCATATCCATAGCTCCTTAATTCATATGTACACTAATTCAGGAAGCATAGACGATGCAGAACGTGTTCTTGGAGAATTCTCGGAAGAGAACACACTTGCTAAGAATGCCATGATTTCAGGTTACTTGACCGAGGGTCGTGTAGACAAGGCTAGAAAAATGTTTGATGACATGGCAGCGAAAGATGCAGCATCTTGGAGTGCATTAATAACAGGATATACAAAGAATGGTATGCACACTGAGGCATTAGCTCTTTTTCAAGACATGATGGTTTCACACATCCTGCCAAATGAAGCAGCACTGGTGAGCCTGCTCTCTGCCTGTGGACAATTAGGAACATTGCATCAGGGAAGATGGATACATGCGTACATTGATAAAACTAGAGTTTTGATGAGCACTAAACTCACTACTGCTCTCATCGATATGTATGCTAAGAGTGGAAGCATTGAGTGTGGCTATGGATTATTTCAGAAAATGGCCCGGAGAGACGTTGTAACTTGGGGAGTTATGATTTCAGCTTTTGCCATCCATGGCCATGCTAGCAAATGTTTTCAACTGTTTGATGAGATGCTTGCTGATGGGATTCGTCCAAATAAAGTCATATTTGTGGCCATACTTTCAGCCTGCTCTCATGCTGGTTGTGTTGAAGAAGGACGACAATATTTCAGTCAAATGGAACATGGTTTCGGAATAAAACCATCTATTGAACATTATGGATGCATGGTAGACCTCCTTGGCCGTGCCGGGCTACTGGCAGACGCAGAACAACTGATCCTTTCAATGCCAAAACAGCCTAATTCGATCATCTGGGGTTCATTGCTAGGTGCTTGTAGAACTCACAATGACCTCAAGAGAGGGACTTGGGCCTTCGAGAACTTGATGGAGCTTGAGCCGACATCAGGGGACCGGCACAAATTAGCAGGGCTCATGTTTGCTAATGCAGGAGAGAAGGAAGAAGCTGCTAAGATAAGGAAGATGATCCATGAAAAAGAAATGGTGACAACTTGTGGATCTAGTTTCATTGAGGTGGAAGGCGCGGTCCATGAGTTCACAGTGGGTTATACTGTTCATAATAAAGCAAGAGATATATGA